A single window of Periophthalmus magnuspinnatus isolate fPerMag1 chromosome 22, fPerMag1.2.pri, whole genome shotgun sequence DNA harbors:
- the LOC129457330 gene encoding uncharacterized protein LOC129457330, whose protein sequence is YMLPLGNIIRKHGINFHCYADDTQLYLSMKPNQTDQIDKLSACVKDIKTWMTLNYLLLNPEKTEVIVVGPKGQRDSLSDQIFSLDNVNIASSPTVKNLGVLFDHNLSFTAHINLACKTAYFHLRNITKIRNILPKNDAEKLIHAFVTSRLDYCNSLLAACPKSTIRSLQLVQNAAARVLTGTKRRDHISPVLKYLHWLPVELRIKFKVLLLTYKALNGMAPSYLQDAIVPYQPNRALRSQNAGLLVVPRVSKSTVGGRAFSYQAPVLWNQLPADVKQAPTVSVFKTRLKTF, encoded by the coding sequence tatatgttgccattgggtaacattatcagaaaacatggcattaattttcactgctacgctgatgacactcagctgtacttatcaatgaaaccaaatcagactgatcaaatagataaactcagtgcctgtgtgaaggacatcaaaacctggatgaccttgaattacctgctcttaaatcctgaaaaaacagaggtcattgtcgttggtcccaaaggtcaaagagattctctgtcagaccagatattctcactcgacaatgtgaatatagcttctagccctactgtaaaaaatcttggagtcctatttgatcataatctctcattcacagcccatataaacctagcttgtaaaaccgcatactttcacctgcgaaatataactaaaattagaaatattttacctaaaaacgatgctgaaaaactcatccatgcatttgttacttccagacttgattactgtaattccctgcttgccgcctgccccaaaagtactataaggagcctccagttggtccaaaatgcagcggccagagtcctaacaggaactaaaagaagagaccacatcagtcctgtactaaaatatctgcactggcttcctgtcgagcttagaatcaaattcaaagtcctcctcctgacatacaaagccctaaacggtatggccccatcctatctgcaagatgctattgtcccgtaccagccaaacagagcactccgctctcagaatgcaggactattagtggttcctagagtgtccaaaagtacagtgggagggagagcattcagttaccaagctcctgtgctatggaatcaactccctgctgatgttaaacaggcccccacagtctctgtatttaagaccaggcttaaaaccttc